The proteins below come from a single Thermopolyspora flexuosa genomic window:
- a CDS encoding ATP-dependent helicase: MSGQTYRLVRRGGLGHESTVVLDEHQRAVVEHPGGPLLVLAGPGAGKTTTIVESVAYRVEHRGLDPERVLVLTFSRKAAGELRDRITARMRRTTRTPLALTFHSYAYALLRRRAVLVGEPPPRLLTGPEQLLEVRRLLHGELEEGARHWPPDMRELLKTRGFAEELRDLLARAAERGLGGNHLIELGRSHGRDDWVAAGRFAFRYAARFDLDPVPTLDYAELIRAAAALLRDDPEVLRRERAAYDLVVVDEYQDVDPAQEELLHRLAGDGRDLIVVGDPDQSIYGFRGADVRAIMHFPERFPTRTGEPAPVVALRTCRRAGAELLAASRRIARKLPVPPGVPAGRDGYRDLVPAPGTAPGEVRVVIADSESQEAAVVADTLRRAHLLDGVPWSRMAVLVRSAARQVPTLRRALVGAGVPVVVAGDEVPLVGEPGVRPLITLLTVAARPERLDAATAEELLTGPLGGSDAIGVRRLRRALRAAENEAFGEAAARPPEELLVAALRDERELITVEAQAGEHVVAPARRVARLIATARDAIARGAGAEEVLWEVWQASGLAERWTEQSLAGGVRGAQADRDLDAVVALFDQAARFADRMPKAGVEVFLDDLSSQEIPGDTLAEHAPEGEAVRILTAHRAKGLEWDVVVVAGVQEGTWPDLRLRGSLLGVEELVELAAGSSIGVAPRRPADAPPPDRGADRRPVEVSLISKMLTEERRLFYVAVTRARRRLVVTAVGGEDCEQRPSRFLTELLPDKTEPAKVDEHSRWLTMSALVADLRAAVCDPTRPEPVRRAAARHLARLAKAGVPGADPSEWYALTPISDDRPLEWPGGVVVISPSSVESFTKCGLRWLLEHAVGASGTDTARGLGSVIHALAALAAADDPAETLAKRLDEVWDRLDFGGVWFNRKQRELAEQMVARFARWHEENRSGMVAAEQAFAVMLGDDVRIQGRVDRIQRDETGRPLIIDIKTGASKPSEAELERHPQLGVYQLAALLGAFTRLGLPAEPGGAALVQVGKAAGTGGVKEQRQRPLADDPDPDWARDLVRDVATGMTQPTFTARVNDGCRTCAVKTSCPVNDRGGHVC; the protein is encoded by the coding sequence GTGAGTGGTCAGACCTACCGCCTGGTGCGGCGCGGGGGCCTGGGGCATGAGTCCACCGTCGTGCTCGACGAGCACCAGCGGGCGGTGGTGGAGCATCCGGGCGGCCCGCTGCTCGTGCTCGCCGGGCCCGGGGCCGGCAAGACCACCACGATCGTGGAGAGCGTCGCGTACCGGGTGGAGCACCGCGGCCTCGACCCCGAGCGCGTGCTCGTGCTCACCTTCAGCCGCAAGGCCGCGGGCGAGCTCCGCGACCGGATCACCGCGCGCATGCGCCGTACCACGCGCACGCCGCTCGCCCTCACCTTCCACAGCTACGCCTACGCGCTGCTGCGCCGCCGGGCCGTGCTCGTCGGCGAGCCGCCGCCGCGGCTGCTCACCGGCCCGGAGCAGCTGCTCGAGGTACGCCGCCTGCTCCACGGCGAGCTGGAGGAGGGCGCCCGCCACTGGCCGCCGGACATGCGCGAGCTGCTCAAGACCCGCGGCTTCGCCGAGGAGCTGCGCGACCTGCTCGCCCGCGCGGCCGAGCGCGGCCTCGGTGGCAACCACCTGATCGAGCTGGGCCGCAGCCACGGCCGGGACGACTGGGTCGCCGCCGGGCGGTTCGCCTTCCGGTACGCCGCCCGGTTCGACCTCGACCCGGTGCCCACGCTCGACTACGCCGAGCTGATCCGCGCCGCCGCCGCACTGCTGCGTGACGACCCCGAGGTGCTGCGTCGCGAGCGCGCCGCGTACGACCTCGTCGTCGTCGACGAGTACCAGGACGTCGACCCGGCCCAGGAGGAGCTGCTCCACCGGCTAGCCGGGGACGGCCGGGACCTCATCGTGGTCGGCGACCCCGACCAGTCGATCTACGGCTTCCGCGGCGCCGACGTGCGCGCGATCATGCACTTCCCGGAGCGGTTCCCCACCCGCACCGGCGAACCGGCGCCGGTGGTCGCGCTGCGCACCTGCCGCCGCGCCGGCGCGGAGCTGCTCGCCGCCTCCCGCCGCATCGCGCGGAAGCTGCCCGTGCCGCCGGGCGTGCCCGCGGGCCGGGACGGGTACCGCGACCTCGTGCCCGCCCCCGGCACGGCGCCCGGCGAGGTGCGGGTGGTGATCGCCGACAGCGAGAGCCAGGAGGCCGCGGTCGTCGCCGACACGCTGCGCCGCGCCCACCTGCTCGACGGCGTGCCCTGGTCGCGCATGGCCGTGCTGGTGCGCTCCGCGGCACGGCAGGTGCCGACGCTCCGCCGGGCCCTCGTCGGGGCCGGGGTGCCGGTCGTGGTCGCCGGGGACGAGGTGCCGCTCGTCGGCGAGCCCGGGGTGCGCCCGCTCATCACGCTGCTCACCGTGGCCGCCCGCCCCGAACGGCTCGACGCGGCCACCGCCGAGGAGCTGCTCACCGGTCCGCTCGGCGGTTCCGACGCGATCGGGGTACGGCGGCTGCGCCGCGCGCTGCGCGCCGCCGAGAACGAGGCGTTCGGCGAGGCGGCCGCCCGGCCGCCCGAGGAGCTGCTGGTCGCCGCGCTCCGCGACGAGCGCGAGCTGATCACCGTGGAGGCCCAGGCGGGCGAGCACGTCGTCGCGCCCGCCCGCCGCGTGGCCCGGCTCATCGCCACCGCCCGCGACGCGATCGCCCGCGGCGCCGGCGCCGAGGAGGTGCTGTGGGAGGTCTGGCAGGCGAGCGGCCTCGCCGAGCGGTGGACCGAGCAGAGCCTCGCGGGCGGGGTGCGCGGCGCCCAGGCCGACCGTGACCTCGACGCGGTGGTCGCGCTCTTCGACCAGGCAGCCCGGTTCGCCGACCGCATGCCCAAGGCCGGAGTGGAGGTCTTCCTCGACGACCTGTCCTCCCAGGAGATCCCCGGGGACACCCTCGCCGAGCACGCCCCCGAGGGCGAGGCCGTACGCATCCTCACCGCGCACCGCGCCAAGGGCCTGGAGTGGGACGTCGTCGTGGTCGCGGGCGTCCAGGAGGGCACCTGGCCCGACCTGCGGCTGCGCGGCTCGCTGCTCGGCGTCGAGGAACTCGTCGAACTCGCCGCCGGATCGTCGATCGGCGTGGCCCCGCGCCGACCCGCCGACGCCCCGCCGCCGGACCGCGGCGCGGACCGCCGGCCGGTCGAGGTCTCGCTCATCTCCAAGATGCTCACCGAGGAGCGGCGGCTGTTCTACGTGGCGGTCACCCGCGCCCGCCGCAGGCTCGTGGTCACCGCCGTGGGCGGGGAGGACTGCGAGCAGCGCCCGTCCCGGTTCCTCACCGAGCTGCTGCCGGACAAGACCGAGCCCGCCAAGGTGGACGAGCACTCCCGCTGGCTCACCATGTCCGCGCTCGTCGCCGACCTGCGCGCCGCCGTGTGCGATCCGACCCGCCCCGAGCCGGTACGGCGGGCCGCGGCGCGGCACCTCGCCCGGCTGGCGAAGGCGGGCGTGCCCGGTGCGGATCCGTCCGAGTGGTACGCGCTCACCCCGATCTCCGACGACCGGCCGCTGGAGTGGCCCGGCGGGGTGGTGGTGATCTCGCCCTCGTCGGTGGAGAGTTTCACCAAGTGCGGCCTGCGCTGGCTGCTCGAGCACGCGGTGGGTGCCTCGGGCACCGACACCGCCCGAGGTCTCGGCTCGGTGATCCACGCGCTCGCCGCGCTCGCCGCCGCTGACGACCCGGCCGAGACCCTCGCCAAGCGGCTCGACGAGGTGTGGGACCGGCTCGACTTCGGCGGAGTGTGGTTCAACCGCAAACAGCGCGAGCTCGCCGAGCAGATGGTCGCCCGGTTCGCCCGGTGGCACGAGGAGAACCGTTCCGGCATGGTCGCCGCCGAGCAGGCGTTCGCCGTGATGCTCGGCGACGACGTACGCATCCAGGGCCGGGTCGACCGCATCCAGCGGGACGAGACGGGCCGCCCGCTGATCATCGACATCAAGACCGGCGCGTCGAAGCCGTCCGAGGCCGAGCTCGAACGCCACCCCCAGCTCGGCGTCTACCAGCTCGCCGCGCTGCTCGGCGCGTTCACCCGGCTGGGGCTCCCGGCCGAGCCGGGCGGGGCCGCGCTCGTGCAGGTGGGCAAGGCCGCGGGCACTGGCGGTGTGAAGGAGCAGCGCCAGCGCCCGCTCGCCGATGACCCGGATCCGGACTGGGCGCGCGACCTCGTGCGGGACGTCGCCACGGGCATGACGCAACCCACGTTCACCGCGCGGGTGAACGATGGCTGCCGCACCTGCGCGGTCAAGACGAGCTGCCCGGTGAACGACCGCGGGGGGCACGTGTGCTGA
- a CDS encoding UvrD-helicase domain-containing protein — translation MKRAQEIAKHLELPSPTDEQVAVLEAPLEPMVVMAGAGSGKSETMAGRVVWLVANGKVRPDQVLGLTFTRKAAAELAARVRARLAALQEADLIPKQVATDGEPTVSTYHAYAARLVTDHALREALEPTMRLVSPAVAWQLAAGVVGRYDGPMDEVDLGPASVTAAVLDLAGELAEHLCEVDRVREIGEWLDRMLAAVRRPTKAQREVLRTQRVRERLLPLVAEYIRVKREREVIDHGDQMALAARIAVRHPEVGEIERSRFKVVLLDEYQDTSHAQLVLLRALFGGGHPVTAVGDPCQSIYGWRGASAGNLRRFPTDFPKADGSPASVRKLSMSFRNGEYVLRAAARVQEPLRRETSEVPVLRPGSSRAGRGKVIAAFHATAEEEAEWIAERVAALHGTTDPDGLPRPEEERTEPLRYRDIAVLARKRAQFPMLRRALQARGIPVEVVGLGGLLTVPEVADIVATLRVLYDPSAGDALVRLLTGPRWRIGPRDLRILGECARELDRELRGRPDDETEEGGDPSAAGSAAGTVTGASANGSGEAERPDPLQEAIAELNAERGSLVDALDELPDRPDWLARFSPIARDRLPKLAVELRALRAHAGQPLPDLITEIERRLCLDIEVAVRGGGTLTARADLDAFLDAAARFASDSEDASLGGFLAYLKAAEIEEFGLETGGRVGEGDSVKLMTVHAAKGLEWPVVIVPGLSRATTSKGALAKGSVFPATPVTNPRWTENPRRLPYPLRGDAADLPALASLDKDDLAAFEEQCRERELLEERRLAYVAVTRAHYLLIASGYRWGTSSRPLEPSEFLREIVEAGAEVACWAEPTGEAAEDERNPMLAEPVEAPWPVPPSGPRYEAVLAGARLVEEALADDKVTVAPVGEEADLLLAWARDVELLLREREQLARRGGGLVELPAHLSVSSLVTLAADPRELARRIRRPVPRRPAPLARRGTAFHRWLETRWGQQRLIDDLELPAADDADELTDVEAELSELQARFEESEWADRRPIAQEVPFETVIGGQLVRGRMDAVFREGDGYVVVDWKTGEPPRGEAARAASVQLAAYRLAWADLAKVPLHRVSAAFHYVRYNRTVRPVDLLDAAGLAALIETVPLA, via the coding sequence CTGAAGCGGGCGCAGGAGATCGCGAAGCATCTCGAACTCCCCTCGCCCACCGACGAGCAGGTGGCGGTGCTCGAGGCCCCGCTCGAGCCCATGGTGGTGATGGCGGGCGCGGGCTCAGGCAAGAGCGAGACGATGGCGGGCCGCGTGGTCTGGCTCGTCGCGAACGGGAAGGTACGGCCCGACCAGGTGCTTGGCCTCACCTTCACCCGCAAGGCCGCGGCCGAGCTCGCCGCCCGCGTCCGCGCCCGGCTCGCCGCGCTCCAGGAGGCGGACCTCATCCCCAAGCAAGTGGCCACCGACGGCGAGCCGACCGTCTCCACTTACCACGCCTACGCCGCCCGGCTCGTCACCGACCACGCGCTGCGCGAGGCGCTGGAACCCACCATGCGGCTGGTGAGCCCTGCGGTCGCCTGGCAGCTCGCCGCCGGGGTGGTCGGCCGGTACGACGGGCCGATGGACGAGGTCGACCTCGGGCCCGCCTCGGTGACCGCGGCCGTGCTCGACCTCGCGGGCGAGCTCGCCGAGCACCTGTGCGAGGTGGACCGGGTGCGCGAGATCGGCGAGTGGCTGGACCGCATGCTCGCCGCGGTGCGCCGCCCCACCAAGGCGCAGCGCGAGGTGCTGCGCACCCAGCGGGTGCGCGAGCGGCTCCTCCCGCTCGTGGCCGAGTACATCCGGGTCAAGCGCGAGCGCGAGGTGATCGACCACGGCGACCAGATGGCGCTCGCCGCCCGCATCGCCGTACGGCACCCGGAGGTGGGGGAGATCGAGCGGAGCCGCTTCAAGGTGGTGCTGCTCGACGAGTACCAGGACACCAGCCACGCCCAGCTCGTGCTGCTGCGCGCGCTGTTCGGCGGCGGCCACCCGGTCACCGCGGTCGGCGACCCCTGCCAGTCGATCTACGGCTGGCGCGGCGCGTCCGCCGGGAACCTGCGCCGTTTCCCCACGGACTTCCCCAAGGCCGACGGCAGTCCCGCGTCCGTCCGCAAGCTCTCCATGAGCTTCCGCAACGGCGAGTACGTGCTGCGGGCCGCCGCCCGCGTGCAGGAGCCGCTGCGCCGGGAGACAAGCGAGGTCCCGGTGCTGCGGCCGGGATCGTCGCGCGCCGGACGCGGCAAGGTGATCGCCGCGTTCCATGCCACGGCCGAGGAGGAGGCCGAGTGGATCGCCGAGCGCGTGGCCGCGTTGCACGGAACGACCGACCCCGACGGCCTGCCCAGGCCCGAGGAGGAGCGCACCGAGCCGCTGCGGTACCGCGACATCGCCGTACTCGCCCGCAAGCGCGCCCAGTTCCCGATGCTGCGCCGCGCGCTTCAGGCCCGCGGCATCCCGGTCGAGGTGGTCGGACTCGGCGGCCTGCTCACCGTGCCCGAGGTCGCCGATATCGTGGCGACGCTGCGGGTGCTCTACGACCCGAGCGCGGGCGACGCGCTGGTGCGGCTGCTCACCGGCCCCCGCTGGCGCATCGGCCCCCGGGACCTGAGGATCCTCGGCGAGTGCGCACGCGAGCTCGACCGGGAGCTGCGCGGCCGCCCGGACGACGAAACGGAGGAGGGTGGCGACCCGTCCGCCGCTGGATCCGCGGCGGGCACGGTCACCGGGGCGTCCGCGAACGGGTCCGGGGAGGCCGAGCGCCCAGACCCCCTCCAGGAGGCGATCGCCGAGCTCAACGCCGAGCGCGGCAGCCTCGTCGACGCCCTCGACGAGTTGCCCGACCGCCCGGATTGGCTGGCCAGATTCTCCCCGATCGCCAGGGACCGCCTGCCCAAGCTCGCAGTGGAGCTGCGGGCGCTGCGCGCGCACGCCGGGCAGCCGCTACCCGACCTCATCACCGAGATCGAGCGCCGCCTCTGCCTCGACATCGAGGTGGCCGTGCGCGGCGGCGGCACCCTCACCGCCCGCGCCGACCTCGACGCGTTCCTCGACGCCGCCGCCCGCTTCGCCTCGGACTCCGAGGACGCGTCGCTCGGCGGGTTCCTCGCCTACCTCAAGGCCGCCGAGATCGAGGAGTTCGGCCTCGAGACGGGCGGCCGCGTCGGTGAGGGCGACAGCGTGAAGCTCATGACCGTGCACGCGGCCAAGGGCCTGGAGTGGCCGGTCGTGATCGTGCCCGGGCTCTCCCGCGCCACCACGAGCAAGGGCGCGCTCGCCAAGGGCAGCGTCTTCCCGGCCACCCCGGTGACCAACCCGCGGTGGACGGAGAACCCGCGCCGCCTGCCGTACCCGCTGCGTGGGGACGCGGCCGACCTGCCCGCGCTGGCGAGCCTCGACAAGGACGACCTCGCGGCGTTCGAGGAGCAGTGCCGCGAACGGGAGCTGCTCGAGGAGCGGCGGCTCGCCTACGTCGCGGTCACCCGCGCCCACTACCTGCTCATCGCCTCCGGCTACCGCTGGGGTACCTCGTCCCGGCCGCTCGAGCCCTCCGAGTTCCTCCGGGAGATCGTCGAGGCCGGTGCCGAGGTGGCATGCTGGGCCGAGCCCACCGGGGAGGCCGCCGAGGATGAGCGCAACCCGATGCTCGCCGAACCGGTCGAGGCGCCGTGGCCGGTCCCGCCGTCCGGTCCCCGGTACGAGGCGGTGCTCGCGGGCGCCCGCCTGGTCGAGGAGGCGCTCGCCGACGACAAGGTCACGGTCGCCCCGGTCGGCGAGGAGGCCGATCTTTTGCTCGCCTGGGCCCGGGACGTCGAGCTGCTGCTGCGCGAGCGCGAGCAGCTCGCCCGGCGCGGCGGCGGCCTGGTCGAGCTGCCCGCGCACCTGTCGGTGTCCTCGCTCGTGACGCTCGCCGCCGACCCGCGCGAGCTCGCCCGCCGGATCCGGCGGCCGGTGCCCCGCCGCCCGGCCCCGCTCGCCCGGCGCGGCACCGCGTTCCACCGCTGGCTGGAGACCCGCTGGGGGCAGCAGCGGCTCATCGACGACCTGGAGCTGCCCGCCGCGGACGATGCCGACGAGCTCACCGACGTCGAGGCCGAGCTGAGCGAGCTGCAGGCCCGGTTCGAGGAGAGCGAGTGGGCCGACCGCCGCCCGATCGCCCAGGAGGTGCCGTTCGAGACCGTGATCGGCGGCCAGCTCGTGCGCGGCCGCATGGACGCGGTGTTCCGCGAGGGCGACGGGTATGTCGTGGTCGACTGGAAGACCGGCGAGCCGCCCCGCGGCGAGGCCGCCCGCGCCGCGAGCGTGCAGCTCGCCGCCTACCGCCTCGCCTGGGCCGACCTCGCCAAGGTCCCGCTGCACCGGGTGAGCGCCGCGTTCCACTACGTCCGGTACAACCGCACCGTGCGCCCGGTCGACCTGCTCGACGCCGCCGGCCTCGCCGCGCTCATCGAGACCGTGCCGCTCGCCTAG
- a CDS encoding type III PLP-dependent enzyme translates to MTTSVPTAHPDALAELALRLAATGALPAYVYDLPALDRHAAAVRAALPGVELFYAVKANPDPELLRTLAPHVDGFEVSSGGEVVHVRSLFPDARLAFGGPGKTDAELALGAWRLHVESPHELRRLARIAGAEGADILLRANLKASIEGAALAMGGGATPFGMDEDGVAECLRLLDGAPHLRLRGVHAHLASGLDAARMLELADRVLGYARDLGLAEINLGGGMAVDYRNPAARFDWAAYGRGLAVLRRPGEVLRIEPGRALTVYCGHYLAQVIDVKRVHGETFAIVTGGTHHLRTPVTKGHDQPFTVIPGPGSDGPRVRDEHVTVVGQLCTPKDVFARRVPVAELAVGDVVAFAMAGAYAWNISHHDFLMHPKPGFHYLR, encoded by the coding sequence ATGACCACATCCGTGCCGACGGCCCACCCGGACGCGCTCGCCGAGCTCGCCTTGCGGCTCGCCGCCACCGGCGCGCTGCCCGCGTACGTCTACGACCTGCCCGCGCTCGACCGGCACGCGGCGGCGGTGCGCGCCGCGCTGCCCGGCGTCGAGCTGTTCTACGCGGTGAAGGCGAACCCGGACCCGGAGCTGCTGCGCACGCTCGCGCCGCATGTGGACGGCTTCGAGGTGTCGAGCGGCGGCGAGGTGGTGCACGTGCGCTCGCTCTTCCCGGACGCCCGGCTGGCGTTCGGCGGGCCCGGCAAGACCGACGCCGAGCTGGCCCTCGGCGCCTGGCGGCTGCACGTGGAGAGCCCGCACGAGCTGCGCCGCCTCGCCCGGATCGCCGGTGCGGAGGGCGCGGACATCCTGCTGCGGGCCAACCTCAAGGCGTCGATCGAGGGCGCGGCGCTCGCCATGGGCGGCGGGGCGACCCCGTTCGGCATGGACGAGGACGGGGTGGCCGAGTGCCTGCGGCTGCTCGACGGCGCGCCGCACCTGCGGCTGCGCGGGGTGCACGCCCACCTGGCGAGCGGGCTCGACGCGGCGCGCATGCTCGAGCTCGCCGACCGGGTGCTCGGGTACGCCCGCGACCTCGGCCTCGCCGAAATCAACCTCGGCGGCGGCATGGCCGTCGACTACCGGAACCCGGCCGCGCGGTTCGACTGGGCCGCCTACGGCCGCGGGCTCGCCGTGCTCCGGCGGCCCGGCGAGGTGCTGCGCATCGAGCCGGGCCGCGCGCTCACCGTCTACTGCGGCCACTACCTGGCCCAGGTGATCGACGTCAAGCGGGTGCACGGCGAGACCTTCGCGATCGTCACCGGCGGCACCCACCACCTGCGCACCCCGGTCACCAAGGGCCACGACCAGCCGTTCACCGTGATCCCCGGCCCGGGCTCCGACGGCCCCCGGGTACGCGACGAGCACGTCACCGTGGTCGGCCAGCTCTGCACGCCGAAGGACGTGTTCGCCCGCCGGGTGCCGGTCGCCGAGCTCGCCGTGGGCGACGTGGTCGCGTTCGCCATGGCGGGCGCGTACGCGTGGAACATCTCACACCACGACTTCCTCATGCACCCCAAACCGGGCTTCCACTACCTGCGATGA